A region from the Microcella frigidaquae genome encodes:
- a CDS encoding pyruvate carboxylase, with protein MFRKILVANRGEIAIRAFRAAYELGAKTVAVFPHEDRNSMHRLKADEAYQIGEPGHPVRAYLDVDEIIRVAKLSGADAIYPGYGFLSENPDLAQAAADAGIAFIGPPRAVLEMAGNKVTAKERAIAAGVPVLASSPATTDIEVLLAAADEIGFPVFAKAVAGGGGRGMRRVERREDLRAALEAAMREADSAFGDPTMFVEQAVVRPRHIEVQILADATGETVHLFERDCSVQRRHQKVVEIAPAPNLDDSIRQAMYRDAVAFARSIGYVNAGTVEFLLDTAGERAGKHVFIEMNPRIQVEHTVTEEVTDVDLVQSQMRIAYGQTLAELGLRQEQLHLRGAALQCRITTEDPAAGFRPDTGKITTYRSPGGAGVRLDGGTVAAGAQVSPHFDSMLAKMTCRGRDFPAAVARARRGLAEFRIRGVTTNIAFLQAVLDDPAFQAGDLSTSFIDERPELVRTNPSKDRGTKLLSWLADVTVNQPNGAGEGVIDPALKLPAVDLAAPAPEGSRQRLQQLGPAGFAAALRAQTALAVTDTTFRDAHQSLLATRVRTADLVRVMPHVARLTPGLLSVEAWGGATYDVALRFLGEDPWQRLAAMREALPNVAIQMLLRGRNTVGYTPYPTEVTDAFVAEASATGVDIFRIFDALNDVDQMRPAIDAVLATGTGVAEVGMCYTGDLLDPAETLYTLDYYLRLAEQMAEAGAHILAVKDMAGLLRAGAAEKLVAALRERFDLPVHVHTHDTAGGQLATLLAAARAGADAVDAASAPMAGTTSQPSLSALVAALEHTERDTGLGLANVADLEPYWEAVRRAYAPFESGLPGPTGRVYTHEIPGGQLSNLRQQAIALGLGDRFELIEDWYAAANRILGRPTKVTPSSKVVGDLALQMAAAGADPVDFEANPQNYDIPDSVIGFMAGELGDLPGGWPEPFRSKVLEGRTPKIGITPLTDDQRAKLAGSTDDRRLMLNQLLFPQPTQQFLQTREQYGDVSVLATPDYLYGLQPGVEHVIEIEQGVSLLVALEAIGEPDERGMRSVMATLNGQLRPVTVRDRAIAVDVASAEKADPGQPGHVAAPFMGVVTLQVAEGDRVAVGQPVATIEAMKMEAAITAPVAGVVQRRAIPATQQCEAGDLLIVIAAT; from the coding sequence ATGTTTCGGAAGATCCTTGTCGCCAACCGCGGAGAGATTGCGATCCGCGCCTTCCGCGCCGCCTACGAGCTGGGCGCGAAGACCGTCGCGGTGTTCCCCCATGAGGACCGCAACTCGATGCATCGGCTGAAGGCCGACGAGGCCTATCAGATCGGCGAGCCCGGGCATCCGGTGCGCGCGTACCTCGATGTCGACGAGATCATCCGCGTCGCGAAGCTCTCGGGCGCCGACGCGATCTACCCCGGCTACGGCTTCCTGAGCGAGAACCCCGACCTCGCCCAGGCCGCCGCCGACGCGGGCATCGCGTTCATCGGCCCGCCGCGCGCGGTGCTCGAGATGGCGGGCAACAAGGTCACCGCGAAAGAGCGCGCGATCGCGGCGGGGGTTCCCGTGCTGGCCTCGAGCCCGGCGACCACCGACATCGAGGTGCTCCTCGCCGCCGCCGACGAGATCGGCTTCCCTGTCTTCGCGAAGGCCGTGGCGGGCGGTGGCGGTCGCGGCATGCGCCGGGTCGAGCGACGGGAGGACCTCCGCGCCGCGCTCGAGGCTGCGATGCGCGAGGCCGACAGCGCGTTCGGCGACCCCACGATGTTCGTCGAGCAGGCCGTCGTGCGCCCGCGCCACATCGAGGTGCAGATCCTCGCCGACGCCACGGGCGAGACCGTGCACCTGTTCGAGCGCGACTGCTCCGTGCAGCGCCGCCACCAGAAGGTGGTCGAGATCGCGCCCGCGCCGAACCTCGACGACAGCATCCGCCAGGCGATGTACCGGGATGCGGTGGCCTTCGCCCGCTCGATCGGCTACGTCAACGCGGGCACTGTCGAGTTCCTTCTCGACACCGCGGGGGAGCGGGCCGGCAAGCACGTGTTCATCGAGATGAACCCGCGCATCCAGGTCGAGCACACCGTGACCGAGGAGGTCACCGACGTCGACCTCGTGCAGTCGCAGATGCGCATCGCCTACGGGCAGACGCTCGCCGAACTGGGCCTGCGGCAGGAGCAGCTGCACCTGCGCGGTGCCGCCCTGCAGTGCCGTATCACGACCGAGGACCCGGCCGCGGGATTCCGCCCCGACACCGGCAAGATCACGACCTACCGCTCGCCGGGCGGCGCCGGGGTGCGCCTCGACGGTGGCACCGTCGCCGCGGGTGCCCAGGTGAGCCCGCACTTCGACTCGATGCTCGCCAAGATGACGTGCCGCGGCCGAGACTTCCCGGCCGCCGTCGCACGAGCCCGTCGCGGGCTCGCCGAGTTCCGCATCCGCGGCGTCACCACCAACATCGCCTTCCTGCAGGCGGTGCTCGACGACCCGGCGTTCCAGGCCGGCGACCTCAGCACCTCCTTCATCGACGAGCGCCCGGAGCTGGTGCGCACCAACCCGTCGAAGGACCGCGGCACGAAGCTGCTCAGCTGGCTGGCCGACGTGACCGTCAACCAGCCGAACGGTGCCGGGGAGGGCGTCATCGACCCTGCTCTCAAGCTGCCCGCGGTCGATCTTGCGGCGCCTGCGCCGGAAGGCTCGCGGCAGCGCCTGCAGCAGCTCGGCCCGGCCGGATTCGCGGCGGCGCTGCGCGCACAGACCGCACTCGCCGTCACCGACACGACGTTCCGGGATGCCCACCAGTCGCTGCTCGCCACCCGGGTGCGCACGGCCGACCTCGTGCGGGTGATGCCGCACGTCGCCCGCCTGACGCCGGGGCTGCTCAGTGTCGAGGCCTGGGGCGGCGCCACCTACGACGTCGCCCTCCGCTTCCTCGGGGAGGACCCGTGGCAGCGTCTCGCCGCCATGCGAGAGGCCCTGCCCAACGTGGCGATCCAGATGCTGCTGCGCGGGCGCAACACCGTCGGCTACACGCCCTACCCGACCGAGGTCACCGACGCCTTCGTGGCCGAGGCGTCGGCGACGGGCGTGGACATCTTCCGCATCTTCGACGCTCTCAACGACGTCGACCAGATGCGCCCCGCGATCGACGCCGTTCTCGCCACCGGTACCGGCGTCGCCGAGGTCGGCATGTGCTACACCGGAGACCTGCTCGACCCGGCGGAGACCCTGTACACGCTCGACTACTACCTGCGTCTGGCCGAGCAGATGGCGGAGGCGGGCGCGCACATCCTGGCGGTCAAAGATATGGCCGGCCTGCTGCGCGCCGGCGCGGCCGAGAAGCTCGTCGCCGCGCTGCGGGAGCGCTTCGATCTGCCGGTGCACGTGCACACGCACGACACGGCGGGGGGTCAGCTCGCCACCCTGCTGGCTGCCGCGCGCGCCGGTGCCGACGCCGTCGATGCGGCGAGTGCGCCGATGGCCGGCACCACGTCGCAGCCCTCGCTCTCGGCGCTCGTCGCCGCGCTCGAGCACACCGAGCGCGACACCGGGCTGGGCCTTGCGAACGTCGCCGACCTCGAGCCGTACTGGGAGGCCGTGCGTCGCGCCTACGCACCCTTCGAGTCGGGCCTGCCCGGCCCGACCGGTCGTGTCTACACCCATGAGATCCCCGGGGGCCAGCTGTCGAACCTGCGCCAGCAGGCCATCGCGCTCGGGCTCGGCGACCGGTTCGAGCTCATCGAGGACTGGTATGCGGCCGCGAACCGGATCCTGGGTCGTCCGACCAAGGTCACACCCTCCTCGAAGGTCGTCGGCGACCTCGCGCTGCAGATGGCGGCCGCCGGCGCCGACCCCGTTGATTTCGAGGCCAACCCGCAGAACTACGACATCCCTGACTCGGTGATCGGCTTCATGGCCGGTGAGCTGGGCGACCTCCCCGGCGGCTGGCCCGAGCCCTTCCGCTCGAAGGTGCTCGAGGGGCGCACGCCGAAGATCGGCATCACGCCGCTCACTGACGACCAGCGTGCGAAGCTCGCCGGCTCGACGGACGATCGCCGCCTCATGCTCAACCAGCTGCTCTTCCCGCAACCGACGCAGCAGTTCCTCCAGACGCGCGAGCAGTACGGCGATGTCTCCGTTCTCGCCACGCCCGACTACCTGTACGGGCTGCAGCCGGGTGTCGAGCACGTCATCGAGATCGAGCAGGGCGTGAGCCTGCTGGTCGCTCTCGAGGCGATCGGCGAGCCCGACGAGCGGGGTATGCGCAGCGTGATGGCCACGCTGAACGGCCAATTGCGGCCGGTGACGGTGCGCGATCGCGCCATCGCGGTCGACGTCGCCAGCGCCGAGAAGGCCGACCCCGGTCAGCCCGGGCATGTCGCCGCGCCGTTCATGGGCGTCGTGACCCTGCAGGTCGCCGAGGGCGACCGGGTCGCGGTCGGGCAGCCGGTCGCCACGATCGAGGCCATGAAGATGGAGGCCGCGATCACGGCACCGGTCGCGGGCGTCGTGCAGCGGCGTGCGATCCCCGCCACTCAGCAGTGCGAGGCGGGCGACCTGCTCATCGTCATCGCCGCCACCTGA
- a CDS encoding AAA family ATPase — protein sequence MHVLSISSLKGGVGKTTVTLGLASAAFSRGLRTLVVDLDPQSDASTGMDVQVAGHLTIADVLAGPKERTVRQAITSSGWTRGRPGTVDVLIGSPSAINFDGPHPSIREIWKLEEALAHVEADYDLVLVDCAPSLNALTRTAWAASDRVVVVTEPGLFSVAAADRALRAIEEIRRGLSPRLQPLGIIVNRARVQSLEHQFRIKELRDMFGPLVLSPQLPERTSLQQAQGAAKPLHVWPGDSAQEMARNFDQLLERVMRAARMGEYAGQ from the coding sequence GTGCACGTACTGAGCATCAGCTCTCTCAAGGGGGGCGTGGGCAAGACGACGGTCACGCTGGGTCTGGCGTCGGCCGCGTTCTCGCGCGGTCTTCGGACCCTCGTGGTCGACCTCGACCCCCAGTCGGATGCCTCGACGGGGATGGACGTGCAGGTCGCCGGGCACCTCACGATCGCCGACGTTCTCGCCGGTCCGAAAGAGCGCACGGTGCGTCAGGCGATCACCTCGAGCGGCTGGACCCGCGGGCGACCGGGCACGGTGGACGTGCTGATCGGGAGCCCGAGCGCCATCAATTTCGACGGCCCGCACCCGAGCATCCGCGAGATCTGGAAACTCGAGGAGGCGCTCGCTCACGTCGAGGCCGACTACGACCTCGTCCTCGTCGACTGCGCTCCCTCGCTCAACGCCCTCACCCGTACGGCCTGGGCGGCGAGTGACCGCGTCGTGGTCGTCACCGAGCCGGGACTCTTCTCCGTCGCCGCCGCCGACCGGGCTCTGCGGGCGATCGAGGAGATCCGCCGCGGCCTCTCCCCCCGCCTCCAGCCCCTCGGCATCATCGTGAACCGGGCCCGCGTGCAGTCGCTCGAGCACCAGTTCCGCATCAAGGAGCTGCGCGACATGTTCGGCCCGCTCGTGCTCTCGCCCCAGCTGCCCGAGCGCACCTCGCTGCAGCAGGCGCAGGGCGCGGCAAAGCCGCTGCACGTGTGGCCCGGCGACAGCGCGCAGGAGATGGCGCGCAACTTCGATCAGCTGCTCGAGCGCGTCATGCGCGCCGCCCGCATGGGCGAGTACGCGGGCCAGTAG
- a CDS encoding MerR family transcriptional regulator → MTDAEQRDERYDLGLLFTDGLPELDDQAGYRGAVAARAAGISYRQLDYWARTELVEPTVRGAAGSGTQRLYGFRDILVLKLVKRLLDTGISLQQIRTAVNQLREAGVNDLAQTTLMSDGASVYLCTSDDEVIDLVSRGQGVFGIAVGKVLREVESSLVELDSTPAADPADELAARRASRAS, encoded by the coding sequence ATGACCGACGCTGAGCAGCGCGACGAGCGCTACGACCTCGGGCTCCTCTTCACCGACGGTCTGCCCGAGCTCGACGACCAGGCGGGCTACCGCGGGGCCGTCGCCGCACGCGCCGCCGGTATCTCCTACCGCCAGCTCGACTACTGGGCGCGCACCGAGCTCGTCGAGCCCACCGTCCGCGGGGCGGCCGGTTCCGGCACCCAGCGCCTCTACGGCTTCCGCGACATCCTCGTGCTCAAGCTCGTCAAGCGCCTGCTCGACACCGGCATCTCTCTCCAGCAGATCCGCACCGCCGTGAACCAGCTGCGCGAAGCCGGGGTCAACGACCTCGCCCAGACCACGCTCATGAGCGACGGCGCCAGCGTGTACCTGTGCACCAGTGACGATGAGGTCATCGACCTCGTCAGCCGTGGTCAGGGCGTCTTCGGCATCGCCGTCGGCAAGGTCCTCCGCGAGGTGGAGAGCTCGCTCGTCGAGCTCGACTCGACGCCGGCTGCCGACCCGGCTGACGAGCTCGCAGCGCGCCGCGCCTCGCGCGCCTCGTAG
- the ftsR gene encoding transcriptional regulator FtsR, whose protein sequence is MAARSSAAAARPVPAVGLLSIGQVLAKLSPEFPELTPSKLRFLEEQQLVSPTRTEAGYRKFSAGDVERLRIILTLQREHSLRLKVIKHYLDELEAGRTPALLADAPLAASMLATDRRYTRAELVREAGATPALLTDAISASLIAAGETFGDDALQVLRALVELQRSGIEPRHLRGFRAAAERELGLIESALIPVARRNDPSSRAKAAELAREIAGQLEIVRSSLIRSALGRLQS, encoded by the coding sequence ATGGCGGCGCGGTCATCGGCCGCGGCGGCGCGACCGGTCCCGGCCGTCGGGCTCCTCAGCATCGGGCAGGTGCTGGCCAAGCTGAGTCCGGAGTTCCCCGAGCTGACGCCCTCGAAGCTGCGGTTCCTCGAGGAGCAGCAGCTGGTCTCCCCGACGCGCACGGAGGCGGGCTACCGCAAGTTCTCGGCGGGCGATGTCGAGCGGCTCCGCATCATCCTCACGCTGCAGCGCGAGCACTCGCTGCGGCTCAAGGTCATCAAGCACTACCTCGATGAGCTCGAGGCGGGGCGCACCCCGGCGCTGCTCGCCGATGCCCCGCTCGCCGCCTCCATGCTTGCCACCGACCGCCGCTACACCCGTGCCGAGCTGGTCCGCGAGGCGGGTGCGACCCCGGCCCTGCTGACCGACGCGATCAGCGCCTCGCTCATCGCCGCGGGCGAGACCTTCGGCGACGACGCCCTGCAGGTGCTGCGGGCCCTCGTGGAGCTGCAGCGATCCGGCATCGAGCCGCGCCACCTGCGCGGATTCCGGGCGGCCGCCGAGCGTGAGCTCGGCCTCATCGAGAGCGCCCTGATCCCGGTGGCGCGCCGCAACGATCCGTCGAGCCGTGCGAAGGCCGCCGAGCTCGCGCGCGAGATCGCGGGACAGCTCGAGATCGTGCGGTCGAGCCTGATCCGTTCGGCACTCGGCAGGCTACAGTCGTAG
- a CDS encoding FHA domain-containing protein, whose amino-acid sequence MTDSTPGTSDGAYRPHETTAHFGPEFAAQLAALEAGVSPEEQEVIAALPSGSALLIVRRGPNAGARFLLDADVTVAGRHPEADIFLDDVTVSRKHAAFLRQGRQFSVRDLGSLNGTFMAGDRIEDTVVLTDGCEVQVGKYHLTFYASRIDLAPGA is encoded by the coding sequence ATGACTGACAGCACGCCCGGCACGAGCGACGGCGCCTACCGCCCGCACGAGACGACGGCCCACTTCGGGCCGGAGTTCGCGGCGCAGCTGGCCGCCCTCGAGGCCGGTGTGAGCCCCGAGGAGCAGGAGGTCATCGCCGCCCTGCCGTCCGGTTCCGCGCTGCTGATCGTCCGTCGCGGCCCGAACGCCGGTGCCCGCTTCCTGCTCGACGCCGACGTGACCGTCGCGGGCCGTCATCCGGAGGCCGACATCTTCCTCGACGACGTGACTGTCTCGCGCAAGCACGCCGCCTTCCTGCGGCAGGGGCGGCAGTTCTCCGTCCGCGACCTCGGGTCGCTCAACGGCACGTTCATGGCGGGTGATCGGATCGAGGACACCGTCGTGCTCACCGACGGGTGCGAGGTGCAGGTCGGCAAGTACCACCTCACCTTCTACGCCTCCCGCATCGACCTCGCGCCGGGCGCCTGA
- a CDS encoding CDP-alcohol phosphatidyltransferase family protein, which yields MSDRILTVPNALSALRILLVPVFLVLVLIGEDVAALIVIVVSSVSDFLDGIIARRFGQITRLGQLLDPAADRLFIFAAVIALAVREVVPWWIVAVIVGRDVLLAGLGIVLARHGYGPLPVHHLGKVATFALFYALPLLVLGQAFPMLQPYSDPLGWAFTLWGAFLYWWAGILYVRQTRAVTARAREEAPAASDTLGVQRRSMDD from the coding sequence GTGAGCGATCGCATCCTCACGGTGCCGAACGCGCTCAGCGCCCTGCGCATCCTCCTTGTGCCGGTCTTCCTGGTGCTCGTGCTCATCGGCGAGGACGTCGCGGCGCTCATCGTGATCGTGGTGTCGAGCGTCAGCGACTTCCTCGATGGCATCATCGCCCGCCGGTTCGGGCAGATCACGCGGCTCGGCCAGCTGCTCGACCCGGCCGCTGATCGCCTGTTCATCTTCGCCGCCGTGATCGCGCTCGCCGTGCGCGAGGTCGTGCCGTGGTGGATCGTAGCCGTCATCGTCGGCCGCGACGTGCTGCTCGCTGGGCTCGGCATCGTGCTCGCGCGGCACGGCTACGGCCCGCTGCCGGTGCACCACCTGGGCAAGGTCGCCACCTTCGCCCTGTTCTACGCGCTCCCACTCCTCGTGCTCGGCCAGGCCTTCCCGATGCTGCAGCCCTACAGCGATCCCCTCGGCTGGGCGTTCACGCTGTGGGGGGCCTTTCTGTACTGGTGGGCGGGCATCCTGTACGTCCGTCAGACGCGGGCCGTGACCGCGCGAGCGAGGGAGGAGGCCCCGGCGGCATCGGATACGCTGGGCGTCCAGAGGAGGTCGATGGATGACTGA
- a CDS encoding DUF1295 domain-containing protein: protein MDIVVIVVGIAAGVSLFTWIASLVTGDHSWVDRIWSIVPIVYVAAFWAATGFTDPRLLIMTVLVLLWGARLTFNFARKGGYRGVEDYRWPILRARMSPAQFQVFNVLFIVLFQNALLLLIALPALVAYQNQATPVGPLDLALAAVFLSFLVGEFVADQQQWDFHRAKAATIAAGGTPEQRFLATGLWKYSRHPNFFFEQAQWWVLYAMGAAALGAALHWTIVGPVLLTALFIGSTVFTESITLSKYPEYADYQRRTSMLFPWIPREPRAAAADAPAA, encoded by the coding sequence ATGGACATCGTCGTCATCGTGGTCGGCATCGCCGCTGGGGTCAGCCTCTTCACCTGGATCGCCTCGCTCGTCACCGGCGACCATTCGTGGGTCGACCGCATCTGGTCGATCGTGCCGATCGTGTACGTGGCCGCCTTCTGGGCCGCGACCGGGTTCACCGACCCCCGGCTGCTGATCATGACCGTGCTGGTGCTGCTGTGGGGCGCGCGGCTCACCTTCAACTTCGCGCGCAAGGGCGGCTACCGCGGGGTCGAGGACTACCGCTGGCCGATCCTCCGCGCCCGGATGAGCCCCGCGCAGTTCCAGGTGTTCAACGTGCTGTTCATCGTGCTGTTCCAGAACGCCCTGCTGCTGCTCATCGCCCTGCCGGCGCTCGTGGCCTACCAGAACCAGGCGACGCCGGTCGGTCCGCTCGATCTCGCGCTCGCCGCCGTGTTCCTCTCCTTCCTCGTCGGCGAGTTCGTGGCCGACCAGCAGCAGTGGGACTTCCACCGCGCCAAGGCCGCGACGATCGCGGCGGGCGGCACGCCCGAGCAGCGGTTCCTGGCGACCGGGCTGTGGAAGTACAGCCGGCACCCCAACTTCTTCTTCGAGCAGGCCCAGTGGTGGGTGCTCTACGCGATGGGCGCGGCCGCCCTCGGCGCCGCCCTGCACTGGACGATCGTCGGGCCCGTGCTGCTGACCGCGCTGTTCATCGGCTCGACCGTGTTCACCGAGTCGATCACTCTCAGCAAGTACCCCGAGTACGCCGACTACCAGCGGCGCACCTCGATGCTGTTCCCGTGGATTCCCCGTGAGCCCCGCGCCGCAGCGGCGGACGCGCCCGCGGCCTGA